From a region of the Triticum aestivum cultivar Chinese Spring chromosome 7D, IWGSC CS RefSeq v2.1, whole genome shotgun sequence genome:
- the LOC123163787 gene encoding putative coatomer subunit beta'-3, with protein MQKIKSFHADFRYIIPLAVHPIQPCVLSSGKLWDWNKGWKCTRTFATSSVIFQVMFNQEDTNSFAAALQDGTIEVWSLDSPVRNYTLSGHLDQVNCLDFFRRDNHQYLITGSNDCTAKIWDLQEMACIHTVEAIMSPVIFAISLPGRPYLVTGSKHRTVQVWSSTDFRLVRTVNLQAGGPVRGLVCLMDSRRVAIGQSNSLSIMEIDDEEAVASEGSK; from the exons ATGCAAAAGATCAAGAGTTTCCATGCTGATTTTCGTTACATTATCCCCCTAGCCGTTCATCCAATCCAGCCATGTGTGCTGTCATCGGGGAAGCTCTGGGACTGGAACAAGGGCTGGAAGTGCACACGAACATTTGCCACTAGCAGCGTTATATTTCAGGTCATGTTTAACCAAGAGGACACCAATAGTTTTGCGGCCGCGTTGCAAGATGGCACAATAGAG GTTTGGAGCCTCGATTCTCCTGTACGAAATTATACTCTGTCGGGGCATTTGGACCAAGTGAACTGTCTTGACTTTTTCAGACGTGATAATCATCAGTATTTGATCACTGGCTCTAATGATTGTACAGCCAAG ATATGGGACTTGCAGGAAATGGCCTGCATTCATACGGTCGAAGCTATCATGTCACCAGTTATTTTTGCCATTTCCCTTCCCGGTCGTCCATATCTGGTTACAGGTTCAAAACATAGAACTGTCCAAGTCTGGAGCTCCACTGATTTCAG GCTTGTGAGAACCGTTAACCTACAGGCTGGTGGACCTGTTCGTGGTCTTGTATGTTTGATGGATTCAAGGAG GGTTGCTATTGGACAAAGCAATTCATTATCGATCATGGAAATCGACGATGAAGAAGCAGTTGCTAGCGAGGGCAGCAAATGA
- the LOC123171507 gene encoding uncharacterized protein, producing the protein MKLCMSLTSYIVCISIFVVMDRICVKHLEKKNSSCLTFLLKDGIKSNSIQKFLIFIHMTASLSLTRSATLDGGSAHGLACLTGRVVIVKEDVVEIMDINNQNKYPEESGHHSDSSLYYTTRPGGNNIDKVRNLPDGHNPLEMWFTREPNKSIPYSLHLTNNIDQNVAFRLIEKSGRSMGHFKYEQPYGIVPPRSSYTLVIKKEQASLGLAIQSSTSGDRYKMLFKDQSECDDFFSEVKEMGNLVHHVALKTVYSPHQAGLTMSEIISTEDISISTSIHAHPTEPWIITGHRDGHVSLWKYDSKSINRRQIRASSAAASTSWMHRVFHPKNLEIAGNFATN; encoded by the exons ATGAAGCTATGCATGTCACTCACAAGTTATATTGTTTGCATTAGTATTTTTGTAGTAATGGACCGTATATGTGTCAAACATCTTGAGAAAAAAAATAGTTCATGTTTAACATTTCTGTTAAAAGATGGCATcaagtcaaattcaattcaaaagTTTCTTATTTTTATACATATGACCGCAAGTTTAAGCTTGACAAGATCAGCAACATTGGATGGTGGATCTGCTCACGGTCTCGCATGTTTAACAGGAAG GGTTGTGATTGTAAAAGAAGATGTGGTAGAAATTATGGATATCAATAATCAAAATAAGTATCCAGAGGAATCCGGGCACCATAGCGATTCATCGTTATATTATACGACGAGACCAGGGGGCAACAATATTGATAAGGTTAGAAACCTACCTGATGGCCACAACCCTCTGGAGATGTGGTTCACTCGTGAGCCCAACAAGTCCATCCCGTACTCACTGCACCTAACAAACAACATAGATCAGAATGTGGCATTCAGGCTTATAGAAAAGAGTGGGAGATCAATGGGCCACTTCAAATATGAGCAACCATATGGTATTGTGCCTCCAAGATCCTCTTACACTTTGGTCATTAAAAAGGAACAAGCATCACTTGGTCTAGCTATTCAGAGCAGTACATCAGGGGATAGGTACAAAATGCTATTCAAAGACCAATCTGAGTGTGATGATTTCTTTTCTGAAGTGAAAGAGATGGGAAATTTGGTGCATCATGTGGCACTAAAAACTGTGTACAGTCCACATCAAGCAGGGCTGACGATGTCTGAG ATCATATCCACGGAGGACATTTCTATTAGCACATCCATACATGCACATCCGACGGAACCATG GATTATAACCGGTCATCGAGATGGACATGTTTCTTTGTGGAAGTACGACTCAAAG TCTATTAATCGGCGGCAAATCCGTGCATCGTCAGCTGCTGCATCGACATCTTGGATGCACAGAGTTTTCCACCCAAAG AACTTGGAGATTGCAGGGAACTTCGCAACAAATTAA